A genomic stretch from Sebastes fasciatus isolate fSebFas1 chromosome 23, fSebFas1.pri, whole genome shotgun sequence includes:
- the btg1 gene encoding protein BTG1 isoform X1, whose translation MHTLCARGTMKPEITAAVGFLTRFLRVKGHVNDRQVQTFSQSLQDILSEQYKHHWFPDRPCKGSGYRCIRINHKMDPLVGQAGQRIGLTIQQLYMLLPSELTLWVDPFEVSYRIGEDGSICVLYESQPCPVGMPAMASVSSPSGNGGSGGPMVDSHISCKEELMVLGRTSPSKAYNMMTVSS comes from the exons atgCATACCCTTTGTGCCCGAGGAACCATGAAACCAGAGATCACCGCCGCCGTTGGATTTCTGACGAGATTTCTGCGCGTAAAAGGACACGTAAACGATCGACAGGTCCAAACATTCAGCCAAAGCTTACAGGACATTTTGTCag AGCAATACAAGCACCACTGGTTCCCAGACAGGCCATGCAAGGGTTCAGGCTACCGATGCATCCGTATCAACCACAAGATGGACCCACTGGTGGGGCAGGCAGGCCAGCGCATCGGCCTCACCATCCAGCAACTCTACATGCTGCTGCCCAGCGAGCTCACGCTCTGGGTGGACCCCTTCGAGGTGTCCTACCGCATCGGCGAGGACGGCTCCATCTGCGTCCTGTACGAGTCGCAGCCCTGCCCCGTAGGAATGCCGGCGATGGCCAGCGTCAGCTCCCCCTCAGGGAACGGCGGGTCGGGGGGCCCGATGGTGGACAGTCACATCAGCTGCAAGGAGGAACTGATGGTGCTGGGCAGAACCAGTCCCTCCAAAGCCTACAATATGATGACTGTTTCCAGTTAG
- the btg1 gene encoding protein BTG1 isoform X2: MTGPKTFSQSLLDILSEQYKHHWFPDRPCKGSGYRCIRINHKMDPLVGQAGQRIGLTIQQLYMLLPSELTLWVDPFEVSYRIGEDGSICVLYESQPCPVGMPAMASVSSPSGNGGSGGPMVDSHISCKEELMVLGRTSPSKAYNMMTVSS; this comes from the exons ATGACAGGTCCAAAAACATTCAGCCAAAGCTTACTGGACATTTTGTCAg AGCAATACAAGCACCACTGGTTCCCAGACAGGCCATGCAAGGGTTCAGGCTACCGATGCATCCGTATCAACCACAAGATGGACCCACTGGTGGGGCAGGCAGGCCAGCGCATCGGCCTCACCATCCAGCAACTCTACATGCTGCTGCCCAGCGAGCTCACGCTCTGGGTGGACCCCTTCGAGGTGTCCTACCGCATCGGCGAGGACGGCTCCATCTGCGTCCTGTACGAGTCGCAGCCCTGCCCCGTAGGAATGCCGGCGATGGCCAGCGTCAGCTCCCCCTCAGGGAACGGCGGGTCGGGGGGCCCGATGGTGGACAGTCACATCAGCTGCAAGGAGGAACTGATGGTGCTGGGCAGAACCAGTCCCTCCAAAGCCTACAATATGATGACTGTTTCCAGTTAG